In Schaalia sp. JY-X169, the following are encoded in one genomic region:
- a CDS encoding AMP-binding protein yields MNLTEQLRQGYAPGVPYFTDSGSTLICDFLFDTAAYYPKRIALDFLSQQTTYEELVHQVRQAASVLRDSGVKQGDHIALIMPNCPQHVVAVFAIALVGAVSVEHNPLAPEEELKSEFARHKSKTVIAWQNTVEKLGFLGSDVRVFGVNLAYALSRTTRMLLRLPLKSVKEKKRILGASVPDFVRSWDHEVREAQPWMGDATAHADDPAVMLHTSGTTGTPKAAVLSHKNLASNVFQAIAWVSPLREGAEVFYSILPFFHAYGFTVTLLAGVRLGATIAIFPKFDVSQVLLSQKRLPCTFFVGVPPMFDRLLAEAPHLNVDLTSINYTISGAMPLSEELSKRWEEATTGYVVEGYGMTEASPIILGSPLSHDRIPGALGIPWPSTEIRIVDPENPEVDVEEGQIGELIARGPQVFQGYLDNPEETALVLRDGWLFTGDLVQVRNGFVFMEDRRKELILSGGFNVYPSQVEDVVRMMPGVADVAVVGMPGGNKGEEVVAALVLEGGASVTLADVREWAEKSLAHYALPRQVVVLQELPKSQIGKVMRRSVQRQIAELQSNLDARFPTLRASASELSEQVGQAAAALKESVAQARSEASERASALLSPATRTTRRKALPAAPPSSRRPGTTTLLLP; encoded by the coding sequence ATGAACCTGACAGAACAACTACGCCAGGGCTACGCTCCGGGTGTCCCATACTTCACGGACTCCGGGTCAACGTTGATCTGCGACTTCCTCTTCGACACCGCTGCGTACTATCCCAAGCGGATTGCCCTGGACTTCCTCAGCCAGCAAACAACCTATGAGGAGCTGGTTCACCAAGTCCGCCAAGCAGCGAGCGTCCTGCGTGATTCAGGTGTGAAGCAAGGCGACCACATTGCGCTCATAATGCCCAACTGCCCCCAACATGTTGTCGCGGTCTTCGCGATTGCCCTGGTAGGTGCGGTGTCGGTCGAACACAACCCGCTCGCTCCCGAAGAGGAACTGAAGAGTGAGTTTGCACGACACAAGTCCAAGACCGTCATCGCGTGGCAGAACACCGTTGAAAAGCTTGGTTTTCTCGGTTCAGACGTGCGGGTCTTCGGTGTCAACCTCGCCTACGCGCTCTCCCGCACTACGCGCATGCTGCTGAGACTTCCACTCAAGTCTGTAAAAGAGAAGAAGAGGATCCTAGGCGCATCCGTGCCAGATTTTGTTCGTTCTTGGGATCATGAGGTGCGTGAAGCGCAGCCCTGGATGGGTGATGCAACTGCCCATGCTGACGATCCAGCGGTCATGTTGCACACGTCCGGCACCACGGGTACACCCAAGGCAGCCGTCCTCTCGCACAAGAATCTTGCCTCCAATGTCTTCCAAGCAATCGCTTGGGTGTCACCCCTTCGCGAGGGCGCTGAGGTCTTCTACTCCATTCTCCCGTTCTTCCATGCTTACGGTTTCACAGTCACTCTCCTAGCCGGAGTTCGCCTGGGTGCAACAATTGCGATCTTCCCGAAGTTCGATGTCTCGCAGGTGTTGCTTTCCCAGAAGAGGCTCCCCTGCACTTTCTTTGTGGGAGTCCCCCCGATGTTTGACCGTCTCCTAGCCGAGGCACCCCACCTCAACGTGGATTTGACATCGATCAACTACACAATTTCCGGGGCAATGCCGCTCTCTGAAGAACTCTCGAAGCGCTGGGAGGAGGCCACAACTGGGTACGTAGTCGAGGGCTACGGGATGACCGAGGCATCGCCAATCATTCTTGGCTCTCCCCTGTCGCATGATCGCATACCTGGAGCCCTGGGTATTCCGTGGCCGTCGACGGAGATTCGGATTGTCGACCCGGAGAACCCGGAAGTCGATGTTGAAGAGGGGCAAATTGGGGAGTTGATCGCGCGAGGGCCCCAGGTCTTCCAAGGCTATCTAGACAACCCTGAAGAGACCGCGCTTGTTCTTCGTGATGGCTGGCTATTCACCGGTGACCTAGTGCAGGTTCGGAACGGCTTCGTCTTCATGGAAGATCGCCGGAAGGAACTAATCCTCTCGGGAGGCTTCAACGTGTACCCAAGCCAGGTTGAAGACGTTGTGCGTATGATGCCGGGCGTCGCTGACGTGGCTGTGGTTGGTATGCCCGGGGGCAACAAGGGTGAAGAGGTGGTTGCGGCACTGGTTCTCGAAGGTGGCGCGTCGGTGACCCTCGCTGATGTACGCGAATGGGCGGAGAAGTCTCTGGCTCACTATGCATTGCCGCGCCAAGTGGTGGTTCTGCAAGAACTTCCAAAGTCGCAGATTGGCAAAGTCATGCGGCGTTCCGTGCAACGGCAGATTGCTGAGCTTCAGAGCAACTTGGATGCGCGGTTCCCAACTTTGCGGGCCTCCGCTTCTGAGCTCAGTGAGCAGGTAGGTCAGGCAGCCGCAGCATTGAAGGAGTCGGTCGCGCAAGCCAGATCCGAAGCTTCTGAACGGGCCTCTGCGCTGCTTTCACCGGCAACGAGGACGACCAGGAGAAAGGCTCTGCCAGCAGCACCTCCGAGCAGTAGGAGGCCCGGCACAACTACGTTACTGTTGCCGTAA
- the nrdR gene encoding transcriptional regulator NrdR translates to MIWRAALHCPFCQNDDTRVVDTRVTDDGATIRRRRECSECKRRFTTLETSSFSVEKRSGVVEPFSRDKVTVGVRKACQGRPVSEHDLAIIAQQVEEALRVSGQSTVSADEVGKAVLPFLRELDEVAYLRFASVYSSFQSLEDFERAIADLRQQ, encoded by the coding sequence ATGATTTGGAGGGCCGCCTTGCACTGTCCGTTCTGTCAGAATGATGACACTCGCGTTGTCGACACCCGCGTTACCGATGATGGTGCAACAATACGCCGCCGCCGGGAGTGCAGTGAATGCAAGCGCAGATTCACAACACTCGAGACATCGTCGTTCTCTGTTGAGAAGCGCTCGGGTGTTGTCGAACCTTTCTCCCGCGACAAAGTGACGGTAGGCGTGCGGAAGGCATGCCAGGGTCGACCGGTTTCGGAACATGACTTGGCCATCATTGCGCAGCAGGTCGAAGAGGCCCTGCGGGTCAGTGGGCAGTCGACAGTCTCCGCAGATGAAGTCGGGAAGGCCGTGTTGCCGTTCCTGCGCGAACTAGACGAAGTCGCATACCTCCGGTTCGCTTCTGTCTACTCCTCATTCCAGTCTCTTGAAGACTTTGAACGCGCAATAGCCGACTTACGGCAACAGTAA
- a CDS encoding LysM peptidoglycan-binding domain-containing protein, which yields MSAVPLLEVSGTSAVPSERPRRSALAAQVSVWPVTQGGATVVSIDEARRRLRRETAGNVSVDSDAATVAGTRAPMGSAAVAGARSAAEATGTASSVLPRVDFTAVALRIVAWSVAVVVAFSVALGLGLALRPAPYGGETYVHSVTAGESVWGLAESLGSSRALEDVVADIVSLNALDANVLHPGQELLLPAE from the coding sequence ATGAGTGCGGTACCACTACTGGAGGTTTCAGGGACCTCGGCCGTTCCCTCAGAACGCCCGCGTCGAAGCGCCCTCGCAGCCCAGGTGTCTGTGTGGCCCGTGACGCAGGGGGGTGCGACCGTTGTCTCGATTGATGAAGCTCGTCGGCGGTTGCGACGGGAGACAGCGGGCAACGTCAGTGTTGACTCGGACGCGGCTACGGTGGCTGGTACCCGTGCGCCCATGGGGTCTGCAGCCGTTGCGGGAGCACGTAGCGCTGCTGAGGCTACCGGGACCGCTTCAAGCGTCCTGCCGCGGGTTGACTTCACCGCAGTAGCACTTCGGATTGTGGCGTGGAGCGTCGCAGTTGTCGTTGCCTTCTCGGTTGCTCTCGGCTTGGGACTGGCTCTCCGTCCCGCGCCCTATGGTGGTGAGACGTACGTGCACTCTGTAACTGCCGGGGAATCCGTTTGGGGCCTGGCTGAATCCCTTGGGTCAAGCCGGGCTTTAGAAGACGTGGTGGCTGACATTGTGTCGTTGAACGCACTCGATGCCAATGTTCTGCACCCCGGACAAGAACTATTGCTCCCAGCTGAGTGA